In Halorubellus sp. JP-L1, one DNA window encodes the following:
- a CDS encoding branched-chain amino acid ABC transporter permease, whose product MVSTGLLDALAQGLVTGSIIAAGAIGLSLVYSIAEVPNFAHGDMITIGAYLALVVNRPGEIAFLPGLPGGAVSLLLAAGFALVVGSLFGGLYELAIFRRFRSKDADLITMVIISLGLALVLQNVVLFVAGSRNISYDTATVLDVNWDFYLTGAGLTIQRTQRQAGEIAVVGEWGYPWWLVVGALAAAVAVGYGTYRWRSTDASYRTQHLVSPRVLGVLGALATILAIGYVARFDPAGTDAVLSTRIGTSRKDVTVVVVVAIAMFLLNLVLKQTRLGKGMRATADNMDLAEVRGVDVDRVQLVVWVIAGLLTALAGVLAGWNASNLNPNMGFTLLLPVFAAVILGGIRSPYGAAAGALVIGVSMDVGVYLLPSGMATYRTAIAFVILILVLMVKPEGLWGDV is encoded by the coding sequence ATGGTAAGCACGGGACTACTCGACGCGCTCGCACAGGGACTGGTCACCGGCAGCATCATCGCCGCCGGCGCGATCGGGCTGTCGCTCGTGTACTCGATCGCCGAGGTCCCGAACTTCGCGCACGGCGACATGATCACGATCGGGGCGTACCTCGCGCTCGTCGTCAACCGACCCGGAGAGATCGCGTTCCTCCCCGGACTCCCCGGCGGCGCCGTCTCGCTGTTGCTCGCGGCCGGGTTCGCGCTCGTCGTCGGCTCGCTGTTCGGCGGCCTCTACGAGCTCGCGATATTCCGCCGGTTCAGGTCGAAGGACGCCGACCTCATCACGATGGTCATCATCTCGCTCGGCCTCGCGCTCGTCCTCCAGAACGTCGTCCTGTTCGTCGCCGGGTCGCGCAACATCAGTTACGACACCGCGACCGTGCTCGACGTGAACTGGGACTTCTACCTCACCGGCGCCGGCCTCACGATCCAGCGCACGCAACGACAGGCCGGCGAGATCGCCGTCGTCGGCGAATGGGGCTACCCGTGGTGGCTGGTCGTCGGCGCGCTCGCCGCCGCGGTCGCCGTCGGCTACGGCACGTACCGGTGGCGGTCCACGGACGCCAGCTACCGGACCCAGCACCTCGTCTCGCCGCGCGTCCTCGGCGTCCTCGGCGCGCTCGCGACGATACTCGCGATCGGGTACGTCGCCCGATTCGACCCCGCCGGGACCGACGCCGTCCTCTCGACGCGCATCGGTACCAGCCGGAAGGACGTCACCGTCGTCGTCGTCGTCGCAATCGCCATGTTCCTCCTGAACCTCGTCCTGAAACAGACGCGGCTCGGGAAGGGCATGCGCGCGACCGCCGACAACATGGACCTCGCGGAGGTCCGCGGCGTCGACGTCGACCGCGTCCAGCTCGTCGTCTGGGTGATCGCGGGCCTCCTCACCGCGCTCGCGGGCGTCCTCGCCGGCTGGAACGCGTCGAACCTCAACCCGAACATGGGGTTCACGCTCCTGCTTCCCGTCTTCGCGGCCGTCATCCTCGGCGGCATCCGGTCGCCGTACGGCGCCGCCGCGGGCGCGCTCGTCATCGGCGTCAGCATGGACGTCGGCGTCTACCTCCTCCCATCCGGGATGGCGACGTACCGCACCGCGATCGCGTTCGTCATCCTCATCCTCGTCCTCATGGTGAAACCCGAGGGCCTGTGGGGTGACGTCTGA
- a CDS encoding branched-chain amino acid ABC transporter permease, protein MALSDFLVSLVTFIAIYGLFGLGLNLKFGFTGLIDFGHVAYFMVGGYVTAVVTMPAQVTGYDGLGGYALPALLGGVPGGAIAGWLLGVAVGMLAAAFVSLLVGVPTLRLREDYLAITALGIATILNEVVLSEVWLFNGPFGIRSIHEPAAGLFPLGLGSFTTNLVVFGGLSVLVFGYAAYRLAAYVRRSSGRQRALAVAVAVAFSLWYFVQPLLGATNAVVALQTNVTFLFDPNAGPNGGLDYDRFFMLLSLSFLAAGYWWCQRTINSPYGRVLRAVRDDEDVPRALGKETFRYKIQALLFGSALAGAAGALYTIHIGFISPDQFGAMITFFAFASVIIGGTANNAGVVLGTAVFWAINSGTQFLNDYFPSEYAVQLAAARLILIGVILIVILYYRPEGVLGEQDYDVSLPKSDAPAPNPDEALGGESDD, encoded by the coding sequence ATGGCGCTCTCGGACTTCCTCGTCTCGCTCGTCACGTTCATCGCGATCTACGGCCTCTTCGGGCTCGGCCTGAACCTCAAGTTCGGGTTCACGGGCCTCATCGACTTCGGGCACGTCGCGTACTTCATGGTCGGCGGGTACGTCACCGCCGTCGTCACGATGCCCGCCCAGGTGACCGGCTACGACGGCCTGGGCGGGTACGCGCTCCCCGCGCTCCTCGGCGGCGTCCCGGGCGGCGCGATCGCCGGCTGGCTCCTCGGCGTCGCCGTCGGCATGCTCGCCGCCGCGTTCGTCTCGCTGCTCGTCGGCGTCCCGACGCTCCGGCTCCGCGAGGACTACCTCGCGATCACCGCACTCGGGATCGCGACCATCCTGAACGAGGTCGTGCTGAGCGAGGTCTGGCTGTTCAACGGCCCGTTCGGCATCCGCTCGATCCACGAGCCCGCGGCCGGCCTGTTCCCGCTCGGACTCGGCTCGTTCACCACGAATCTCGTCGTGTTCGGCGGCCTCAGCGTCCTCGTGTTCGGGTACGCCGCGTACCGTCTCGCCGCGTACGTCCGCCGGTCGAGCGGTCGCCAGCGCGCGCTCGCGGTCGCGGTGGCCGTCGCGTTCTCGCTCTGGTACTTCGTCCAGCCGTTGCTCGGCGCGACGAACGCCGTGGTCGCACTCCAGACGAACGTGACGTTCCTGTTCGACCCGAACGCGGGCCCGAACGGCGGCCTCGACTACGACCGGTTCTTCATGCTGCTCTCGCTCTCGTTCCTCGCCGCCGGCTACTGGTGGTGCCAGCGCACCATCAACAGCCCGTACGGGCGCGTCCTCCGCGCCGTCCGCGACGACGAGGACGTCCCGCGCGCGCTCGGCAAGGAGACGTTCCGGTACAAGATCCAGGCGCTCCTGTTCGGCTCCGCGCTCGCGGGCGCCGCCGGTGCGCTGTACACGATCCACATCGGGTTCATCAGTCCCGACCAGTTCGGTGCGATGATCACGTTCTTCGCGTTCGCGTCAGTCATCATCGGCGGCACCGCGAACAACGCCGGCGTCGTCCTCGGCACCGCCGTGTTCTGGGCGATCAACAGCGGCACGCAGTTCCTCAACGACTACTTCCCGTCGGAGTACGCCGTCCAGCTCGCGGCGGCTCGACTCATCCTCATCGGCGTCATCCTCATCGTCATCCTCTACTACCGCCCCGAGGGCGTCCTCGGCGAGCAAGACTACGACGTCTCGCTCCCGAAGAGCGACGCGCCGGCGCCGAACCCGGACGAGGCGCTCGGAGGTGAGAGCGATGACTGA
- a CDS encoding ABC transporter ATP-binding protein → MTDPLLEVTDLRKSFGGITALDGIDVTVDHGITGLIGPNGAGKTTFFNCVSGYLEPDAGTVEFEGSDVTGNRTPAIVREGLVRTFQIPRELADMTVRENLLLAPRGQSGESLTRAWIRGGDFATDERRTRQQAREMAEFFELDHLLDEPAGSLSGGQRKLLELARVLLTDPEMVLLDEPLAGVNPTLERKILDRIHELESQGLTFLFVEHDIELIMEHCDHVVVMHQGEKLMEGPPSEVRSDQRVVDAYLGEEL, encoded by the coding sequence ATGACTGACCCACTCCTGGAGGTGACCGACCTCCGGAAGTCCTTCGGCGGTATCACCGCGCTCGACGGCATCGACGTCACCGTCGACCACGGCATCACGGGCCTCATCGGCCCGAACGGCGCCGGGAAGACGACGTTCTTCAACTGCGTCAGCGGCTACCTGGAACCCGACGCCGGCACCGTCGAATTCGAGGGATCGGACGTCACCGGGAACCGGACGCCAGCGATCGTCCGCGAGGGCCTCGTGCGGACGTTCCAGATCCCGCGCGAGCTCGCGGACATGACGGTCCGGGAGAACCTCCTGCTCGCGCCGCGCGGCCAGTCCGGGGAGTCACTGACACGCGCGTGGATCCGCGGCGGCGACTTCGCGACCGACGAGCGCCGGACGCGCCAGCAGGCCCGCGAGATGGCGGAGTTCTTCGAACTCGACCACTTGCTCGACGAGCCCGCGGGCTCGCTCTCCGGCGGCCAACGCAAGCTCCTCGAGCTCGCGCGCGTCCTCCTCACGGACCCCGAGATGGTCCTGCTCGACGAACCGCTCGCGGGCGTCAACCCGACGCTCGAACGGAAGATCCTCGACCGCATCCACGAACTGGAATCGCAGGGGCTGACGTTCCTGTTCGTCGAACACGACATCGAGCTCATCATGGAACACTGCGATCACGTCGTCGTCATGCATCAGGGCGAGAAGCTCATGGAGGGACCGCCGTCCGAGGTCCGGAGCGACCAGCGGGTCGTCGACGCGTACCTGGGGGAGGAACTATGA
- a CDS encoding ABC transporter ATP-binding protein — MSLLELAGVDAGYGDLQILADVDMSVEDGEYVTIVGPNGAGKSTAMKTVFGLTTLMGGTVDFAGSPIHELGTQEIIREGIAYVPQTENLFPRMTVRENLEMGAYIFEEFPEDRLDDVFERFPILRERERQRAGTMSGGQQQMLAMGAALMLDPDLLMLDEPSAGLAPDLVDEMFDKIDEINDGGTAVLMVEQNAKEALRRCDRGYVLVNGENSFEGPGTDLLQNEEVRQRFLGG; from the coding sequence ATGAGCCTCCTCGAACTCGCCGGCGTCGACGCCGGCTACGGCGACCTCCAGATCCTCGCGGACGTCGACATGTCCGTCGAAGACGGCGAGTACGTGACGATCGTCGGCCCGAACGGCGCGGGGAAGTCCACCGCGATGAAGACCGTGTTCGGCCTCACGACGCTCATGGGCGGCACCGTCGACTTCGCCGGCAGTCCGATCCACGAGCTCGGGACCCAGGAGATCATCCGCGAAGGCATCGCGTACGTCCCGCAGACGGAGAACCTGTTCCCGCGGATGACGGTCCGGGAGAACCTCGAGATGGGCGCGTACATCTTCGAGGAGTTCCCCGAGGACCGACTCGACGACGTGTTCGAGCGGTTCCCGATCCTCCGCGAGCGCGAGCGCCAGCGCGCCGGGACGATGTCCGGCGGTCAACAGCAGATGCTCGCGATGGGTGCCGCACTCATGCTCGATCCCGACCTCCTGATGCTCGACGAGCCGTCCGCGGGCCTCGCGCCCGACCTCGTCGACGAGATGTTCGACAAGATCGACGAGATCAACGACGGCGGCACCGCCGTCCTCATGGTCGAGCAGAACGCGAAGGAGGCCTTGCGGCGCTGCGACCGCGGGTACGTCCTCGTCAACGGCGAGAACAGCTTCGAGGGTCCCGGTACCGACCTCCTCCAGAACGAGGAGGTCCGCCAGCGGTTCCTCGGCGGCTGA
- a CDS encoding DUF5518 domain-containing protein, with product MSQSHRSDDPLQAIKDITGDSTLLIALAGAAVSILTSFVPFSPVLGGALAGWLVRDDPMQGAKVGGLSGLVISLPLGLIVIPFFGIAIFDGGASGIAFLFIAMFVVFVGLLYTVGISALGGYLGVRFYQSRIVEGSGTRHAETTSHRDDSTTRVDETGHGDDSTARLDDTSHGDDAGDDEWGSDARDDTQGDDTRSDDTQF from the coding sequence ATGAGCCAGTCACACCGCTCCGACGACCCGTTACAGGCGATCAAGGACATCACGGGCGACAGCACGCTCCTGATCGCGCTCGCGGGCGCGGCCGTCTCGATCCTCACGAGTTTCGTCCCGTTCTCACCGGTCCTCGGCGGCGCGCTCGCCGGCTGGCTCGTCAGGGACGATCCGATGCAGGGCGCGAAGGTCGGCGGGCTCTCCGGGCTCGTCATCTCCCTCCCGCTCGGGCTCATCGTCATCCCGTTCTTCGGAATCGCGATATTCGACGGGGGCGCGAGCGGCATCGCGTTCCTCTTCATCGCGATGTTCGTCGTCTTCGTCGGCCTCCTCTACACCGTCGGGATCAGCGCGCTCGGCGGATACCTCGGCGTGCGCTTCTACCAGAGCCGAATCGTCGAGGGGAGCGGAACCCGTCACGCCGAGACGACGAGCCACCGCGACGACTCGACCACTCGCGTCGACGAAACCGGTCACGGGGACGACTCGACCGCTCGCCTTGACGACACCAGTCACGGGGACGACGCCGGCGACGACGAGTGGGGGAGCGACGCCCGCGACGACACGCAAGGTGACGACACGCGAAGCGACGACACTCAGTTCTGA
- a CDS encoding MaoC/PaaZ C-terminal domain-containing protein: MAYSYEPHYFEDMEVGKTFESVGRTVTESDFVFHSMFADDWTELHTNAEYSEDGPYGERIGHGPMTFILTTGMVQRCGFVERTVIAFLGMNYMDVPNPLTIGDTISAEFEVTDRKEFESREDAGLVVVDGTTWNQDDEVLLEGDMKFMFKKRSAYGDDPEMP, translated from the coding sequence ATGGCTTACAGCTACGAACCGCACTACTTCGAGGACATGGAGGTCGGGAAGACCTTCGAGAGCGTCGGCCGAACAGTCACCGAATCGGACTTCGTCTTCCACTCGATGTTCGCGGACGACTGGACGGAACTCCACACGAACGCCGAGTACAGCGAGGACGGCCCGTACGGCGAACGCATCGGTCACGGCCCGATGACGTTCATCCTCACCACGGGGATGGTCCAGCGCTGCGGGTTCGTCGAACGCACCGTCATCGCCTTCCTTGGCATGAACTACATGGACGTTCCGAACCCGCTCACGATCGGCGACACGATCTCCGCGGAGTTCGAGGTCACGGACCGGAAGGAGTTCGAGTCCCGCGAGGACGCCGGGCTCGTCGTCGTCGACGGCACCACGTGGAACCAGGACGACGAAGTCCTCCTGGAGGGCGACATGAAGTTCATGTTCAAGAAGCGCTCTGCGTACGGCGACGACCCCGAGATGCCCTGA
- a CDS encoding amidohydrolase family protein translates to MSLPDVLADEPRAIDTHAHQPTEEFLFDAGGEMMQDAAERFGKEMVPNDYEQMREEYERAGIGRAVLLGWDAETNTGNPPVPNDYVAEVRDEHDDFFVGFGSVDPLKEDCVEEAIRCVEDLDLSGFKFQQIAQGFDPSDPEHDELWNTIEDLGVPCVFHGGNSTLGACAPGGRGLKIKYGNPMLLDDVAAEHPDLQMLIAHPAFPWEKEQLAICQQKGNVYMDLSGWMPKYIDDQVLHYAKTVLKDKVMFGTDYPMLDPEKWMEQFAGLEYAEEVQRKILWENAEEFLGL, encoded by the coding sequence ATGAGTCTCCCGGACGTGCTCGCGGACGAACCGCGAGCGATCGACACGCACGCGCACCAGCCGACCGAGGAGTTCCTGTTCGACGCCGGCGGCGAGATGATGCAGGACGCCGCCGAGCGCTTCGGGAAGGAGATGGTGCCCAACGACTACGAGCAGATGCGGGAGGAGTACGAGCGAGCGGGTATCGGGCGGGCGGTCCTCCTTGGGTGGGACGCCGAGACGAACACCGGGAACCCGCCGGTGCCGAACGACTACGTCGCCGAGGTCCGGGACGAGCACGACGACTTCTTCGTCGGGTTCGGCTCCGTCGACCCGCTCAAGGAGGACTGCGTCGAGGAGGCGATCCGGTGCGTCGAGGACCTGGACCTCTCCGGGTTCAAGTTCCAGCAGATCGCGCAGGGGTTCGACCCGAGCGACCCCGAGCACGACGAGCTCTGGAACACGATCGAGGACCTGGGCGTGCCGTGCGTCTTCCACGGCGGGAACTCGACGCTCGGCGCGTGCGCGCCCGGTGGCCGCGGCCTGAAGATCAAGTACGGCAACCCGATGCTGCTGGACGACGTCGCCGCCGAGCATCCCGACCTCCAGATGCTCATCGCGCACCCCGCGTTCCCGTGGGAGAAGGAACAGCTCGCCATCTGCCAGCAGAAGGGCAACGTCTACATGGACCTCTCGGGGTGGATGCCGAAGTACATCGACGACCAGGTCCTGCACTACGCGAAGACCGTCCTCAAGGACAAGGTCATGTTCGGCACGGACTATCCGATGCTCGACCCCGAGAAGTGGATGGAGCAGTTCGCGGGCCTCGAGTACGCCGAGGAGGTCCAGCGGAAGATCCTCTGGGAGAACGCCGAGGAGTTCCTCGGCCTCTGA
- a CDS encoding alpha/beta fold hydrolase — MHRLVDTGSVHGHSYVRVAGRADAERVLVVVPGLNDPLKRVGDARWFASLMAIYLRRYRDRHAVYMLSRPHGLGGARSTAAMARRYEPAIDALATAEGVDAVDLLGLSLGGFVVQHLAATRPDRVDRAVLGLAGTELSAAGRERLQRWRALARHDRWRPIYTDAYGLVASGATARALQVAAVGYDLVAAPDHPEDFEASIDASLDHDGRDALHDVAVPTLVVGGTRDPFFDERAFRDATRRLADGRLALLDGVGHDAVLEHPLAFDGAVTRFLYEEP; from the coding sequence GTGCATCGACTCGTCGATACCGGGAGCGTCCACGGCCACTCGTACGTCCGCGTCGCCGGCCGGGCCGACGCCGAGCGCGTGCTGGTCGTCGTCCCCGGCTTGAACGACCCGCTGAAGCGCGTCGGCGACGCCCGGTGGTTCGCGAGCCTGATGGCGATCTACCTCCGCCGGTACCGCGACCGGCACGCGGTCTACATGCTCTCGCGGCCGCACGGCCTCGGCGGGGCTCGGTCGACGGCCGCGATGGCGCGCCGCTACGAGCCCGCGATCGACGCGCTCGCGACCGCGGAGGGCGTCGACGCCGTCGACCTCCTCGGTCTCTCGCTAGGTGGGTTCGTCGTCCAGCACCTCGCCGCCACCCGCCCGGATCGCGTCGACCGGGCGGTGCTCGGGCTCGCCGGCACCGAACTCTCCGCAGCCGGCCGCGAGCGCCTCCAGCGCTGGCGCGCACTCGCCAGACACGATCGCTGGCGGCCGATCTACACTGACGCCTACGGCCTCGTCGCCTCGGGTGCGACCGCGCGGGCGCTCCAGGTCGCCGCGGTCGGCTACGACCTCGTCGCCGCGCCCGACCACCCCGAGGACTTCGAGGCGTCGATCGACGCGAGTCTCGACCACGACGGCCGGGACGCACTCCACGACGTCGCGGTGCCGACGCTCGTCGTCGGCGGCACTCGCGACCCGTTCTTCGACGAGCGCGCGTTCCGAGACGCCACGCGGCGACTCGCCGACGGCCGGCTCGCGCTCCTCGACGGCGTCGGGCACGACGCCGTCCTCGAACATCCGCTGGCGTTCGACGGCGCAGTCACTCGATTCCTCTACGAGGAGCCGTGA
- a CDS encoding enoyl-CoA hydratase/isomerase family protein, whose product MRIEDDDGVRTITFDRPGAMNAMDIEVAESLADAVDETTPDEHDAVVITGDDPAFSAGGDIQAMKEREEGPHEAYERVAESFNRTAATIMQSRVPVVAKVNGDCVGAGLAIVAASDFAYTVPDATFSCAFVRIGLIPDTGATFTLPKLLGLRTAKRLTMTGEFFDGEEAADIDLVNEAVPEDDLDDAVDEIVGKLGRRPTRTVGMTKQAIHENLDNDWRKALDYENHMQVQAYMMDEHEEGVDAFLEGRDPEWD is encoded by the coding sequence ATGCGCATCGAGGACGACGACGGCGTTCGCACTATAACGTTCGACCGACCAGGAGCGATGAACGCGATGGACATCGAGGTCGCCGAGTCGCTCGCCGACGCGGTCGACGAAACCACGCCCGATGAACACGACGCGGTCGTGATCACTGGCGACGACCCAGCGTTCTCCGCTGGCGGCGACATCCAGGCGATGAAGGAGCGCGAGGAGGGCCCTCACGAGGCCTACGAGCGCGTCGCCGAGTCGTTCAACCGGACGGCTGCGACGATCATGCAGTCGCGGGTGCCGGTCGTCGCGAAGGTCAACGGCGACTGCGTCGGCGCCGGGCTCGCGATCGTCGCCGCCTCGGACTTCGCGTACACGGTCCCGGACGCGACGTTCTCGTGCGCGTTCGTTCGGATCGGACTCATCCCGGACACTGGTGCGACGTTCACGCTCCCAAAGCTCCTCGGGCTCCGGACCGCGAAGCGCCTGACGATGACCGGCGAGTTCTTCGACGGCGAGGAGGCCGCCGACATCGACCTCGTGAACGAGGCCGTTCCCGAGGACGACCTCGACGACGCCGTCGACGAGATCGTCGGTAAACTCGGCCGTCGTCCGACGCGGACGGTCGGGATGACGAAGCAAGCGATCCACGAGAACCTCGACAACGACTGGCGGAAGGCCCTGGACTACGAGAACCACATGCAGGTGCAGGCGTACATGATGGACGAGCACGAGGAGGGCGTCGACGCGTTCCTCGAGGGACGGGACCCGGAGTGGGACTGA
- a CDS encoding queuosine precursor transporter, translating to MNTAPVREGHGAGVGQVALIGLFVTALATAQLTASKLLMFGLPVELPVAGGALVLPGAALAYALTFFASDCYSELYGRRAATVVVNVGFALNFVVLLLVWSTIAAPALPDQPVDPGTYATVLGASTNVVLGSLLAYVVSQNWDVYVFHRLRDYTDGDDLWLRNIGSTATSQAIDTVIFVTVAFAIAPAVLGIGAGRSPSVILALVVGQYLFKLLVAVVDTPFVYLVVGLVEEYGDGSEPVDPATR from the coding sequence ATGAACACGGCACCAGTCCGCGAAGGCCACGGCGCGGGCGTCGGTCAGGTCGCGCTCATCGGCCTGTTCGTCACCGCACTCGCGACCGCACAGCTGACGGCGAGCAAACTCCTGATGTTCGGGCTACCCGTCGAACTCCCGGTCGCCGGTGGCGCGCTCGTCCTTCCCGGCGCGGCGCTCGCGTACGCGCTCACGTTCTTCGCCAGCGACTGCTACTCCGAACTGTACGGTCGACGGGCCGCGACCGTCGTGGTGAACGTCGGGTTCGCGTTGAACTTCGTCGTCCTCCTCCTCGTCTGGTCGACCATCGCCGCGCCCGCGCTCCCCGACCAGCCCGTCGACCCTGGCACGTACGCGACCGTCCTCGGCGCGAGCACGAACGTCGTCCTCGGGTCGCTGCTCGCGTACGTCGTCAGCCAGAACTGGGACGTCTACGTCTTCCACAGGCTCCGCGACTACACCGACGGCGACGACCTCTGGCTGCGCAACATCGGGTCGACCGCCACCAGTCAGGCCATCGACACCGTCATCTTCGTCACGGTCGCGTTCGCCATCGCGCCCGCCGTCCTCGGGATCGGCGCCGGCCGATCGCCGTCGGTCATCCTCGCGCTCGTCGTCGGCCAGTACCTCTTCAAGCTCCTCGTCGCGGTCGTCGACACGCCGTTCGTCTACCTCGTCGTGGGCCTCGTCGAGGAGTACGGCGACGGCAGCGAGCCCGTCGACCCCGCGACGCGCTGA
- a CDS encoding PaaI family thioesterase encodes MDIESFFEEMPFADLLGIEVTEAADGHAEGYLEMREELSWNADRLMAHGGVTFTLADTVGGAALVSEVDQPVPTIDMRIDYLDAGTGDLRAVADTVRVGGDVGTVDVEVYAVEDDALVADARGVYKTG; translated from the coding sequence ATGGACATCGAGTCGTTCTTCGAGGAGATGCCGTTCGCTGACTTGCTCGGCATCGAAGTGACCGAGGCCGCGGACGGGCACGCGGAAGGATACCTGGAGATGCGCGAGGAGCTCTCCTGGAACGCGGACCGGCTTATGGCGCACGGCGGCGTGACGTTCACGCTCGCGGACACCGTCGGCGGCGCCGCGCTCGTCTCCGAGGTCGACCAGCCCGTGCCGACGATCGACATGCGGATCGACTACCTCGACGCCGGCACCGGCGACCTGCGCGCGGTCGCGGACACCGTCCGCGTCGGCGGCGACGTCGGGACCGTCGACGTCGAGGTGTACGCCGTCGAGGACGACGCGCTCGTCGCCGACGCCCGCGGCGTCTACAAGACGGGATAA
- a CDS encoding universal stress protein gives MSDRPSVLVPLRVLEGESVPEGVPDLLANAHVVLLGYHVVPEQTAPGQARMQFEDRARERLDDYETLFEDAGATVERRLVFTHEGQKTIDRTIEEHDCLAVLVPNATAAVDDVLVAVRGAVGIDRLARVVAGVFSETEASVTLYHVADDDETDEDAETLFDGMQNRLADLGMDASRVETRVERETDALDAIVDAADEFDVVVMGETDPSLSTFVFGMPSDQVADRFLGPVLVVQRESPKDTRE, from the coding sequence ATGTCGGACCGACCATCAGTCCTCGTCCCGCTCCGCGTGCTCGAAGGGGAATCAGTCCCCGAGGGCGTCCCCGACCTGCTCGCGAACGCCCACGTCGTCCTGCTCGGATACCACGTCGTCCCCGAGCAGACCGCGCCAGGGCAAGCCCGGATGCAGTTCGAGGACCGCGCGCGCGAGCGCCTCGACGACTACGAGACGCTGTTCGAGGACGCGGGCGCGACCGTCGAACGACGGCTCGTGTTCACCCACGAGGGCCAGAAGACTATCGACCGGACGATCGAGGAGCACGACTGTCTCGCGGTGCTGGTTCCGAACGCCACGGCGGCCGTCGATGACGTCCTCGTCGCCGTCCGCGGCGCCGTCGGCATCGACCGGCTCGCGCGCGTCGTCGCCGGTGTGTTCAGCGAGACCGAGGCCTCGGTGACGCTCTACCACGTCGCGGACGACGACGAGACCGACGAGGACGCCGAGACGCTCTTCGACGGTATGCAGAATCGACTGGCGGACCTCGGGATGGACGCGTCGCGGGTCGAGACGCGCGTCGAACGCGAAACTGACGCCCTCGACGCCATCGTCGACGCGGCCGACGAGTTCGACGTCGTCGTCATGGGCGAGACCGACCCATCGCTGTCGACGTTCGTGTTCGGGATGCCGTCCGACCAGGTCGCCGACCGATTCCTCGGCCCCGTCCTCGTCGTCCAGCGCGAGTCGCCGAAAGACACCCGTGAATGA